Proteins encoded together in one Deinococcus ruber window:
- a CDS encoding GGDEF domain-containing protein gives MNLLPLLDRAELDAALEKLGDTPLTLALIDLDQFKNVNDILGHAAGDNVLRTVERLLTRSLPTGSLVARIGGDEYAAALPDTPAETALILLSEVIRHFQQPENRDPAWPASLSMSVGLAYRPAHAQTLPDLMRAADAALYRAKVEGRGRACIYVESRMVLKSNYYPKASLERLSKLSAALGRTEASLLREALEDVSEKYRAEL, from the coding sequence ATGAATTTACTGCCGCTGCTCGACCGTGCCGAACTTGACGCTGCTCTGGAAAAACTGGGTGACACGCCACTGACCCTGGCACTGATCGACCTCGACCAGTTCAAGAACGTGAACGACATCCTGGGCCACGCTGCCGGAGACAACGTGCTGAGAACTGTCGAGCGGCTGTTGACGCGCAGTCTGCCCACCGGAAGTCTGGTGGCCCGCATCGGCGGCGACGAGTACGCGGCGGCCCTGCCCGACACGCCTGCCGAAACCGCCCTGATTCTGCTGAGCGAAGTCATCCGGCACTTTCAGCAGCCCGAGAACCGCGACCCGGCGTGGCCCGCCAGCCTGAGCATGTCGGTGGGGCTGGCCTACCGCCCGGCCCACGCTCAGACGCTTCCTGACCTGATGCGGGCTGCCGACGCCGCGCTGTACCGCGCCAAAGTCGAGGGCCGAGGCCGCGCCTGCATCTATGTGGAAAGCCGGATGGTGCTGAAGAGCAACTACTACCCGAAAGCCAGCCTGGAGCGCCTGAGCAAGCTGTCGGCGGCGCTGGGACGCACGGAAGCGAGCCTGCTGCGGGAAGCACTGGAGGATGTGAGCGAGAAATACCGGGCTGAACTGTGA
- a CDS encoding nucleoside deaminase: MSNAVPWDVAMEEAWDAYSAGSLPIGACVVDDTGEVLSRGRNRLGEARRVEGIIAGHRMAHAEMNALLCLLDLTAEQSRQLTLVSSVEPCPMCLGAMRMQRISPLAFATRDSWAGHTDALEQTAYYRQKPTMLLRPPPDIEAWCSVLLICSMFESYLPREHGFFEVHRHEQPHHFAAAQHLHTLGSWQHLRQQHAPFEVARNLLT; the protein is encoded by the coding sequence GTGAGCAACGCTGTGCCCTGGGATGTGGCGATGGAAGAAGCCTGGGACGCCTATTCGGCGGGTTCGCTGCCTATCGGAGCCTGTGTGGTGGACGACACTGGCGAGGTGCTGTCACGTGGGAGAAACCGACTGGGTGAGGCAAGGCGGGTTGAGGGCATCATCGCTGGACACCGGATGGCCCACGCCGAAATGAATGCGCTGCTGTGCCTGCTCGATCTGACAGCCGAACAGTCACGCCAACTGACGCTGGTTTCCAGTGTCGAACCCTGCCCGATGTGCCTGGGAGCCATGCGAATGCAGCGCATCTCACCGCTGGCTTTTGCTACCCGTGACTCGTGGGCAGGGCACACCGACGCGCTCGAACAGACAGCTTATTATCGGCAGAAGCCCACCATGCTGCTGCGCCCACCTCCCGATATCGAAGCGTGGTGCAGTGTTCTGCTGATCTGTAGCATGTTTGAAAGCTATCTGCCCCGCGAACACGGTTTCTTTGAAGTTCACCGCCACGAGCAGCCACACCATTTCGCGGCAGCGCAGCACCTGCATACGCTCGGAAGCTGGCAACACCTGCGCCAACAGCACGCCCCCTTTGAAGTTGCACGGAATTTGCTGACCTGA
- a CDS encoding MGMT family protein: MSDTASAPESAAFRTRVLALVARIPAGRVMTYGQLATLAGAPGAARQVGFIMNGLAQSELPWQRVINAQGAVSTDKLGFGDIQRGLLQHEGISFDASGRCDLKRLQWWPDEEGQNNQSSLF, from the coding sequence ATGTCCGACACCGCGTCTGCCCCAGAGTCCGCTGCCTTTCGCACCCGTGTTCTGGCGCTGGTCGCCCGCATTCCGGCAGGCCGCGTCATGACGTATGGGCAACTGGCGACGCTGGCAGGTGCGCCGGGAGCTGCACGGCAGGTCGGCTTCATCATGAATGGCCTGGCACAGAGCGAACTTCCCTGGCAGCGGGTCATCAACGCTCAGGGTGCGGTCAGCACCGACAAGCTCGGCTTCGGCGACATCCAGCGCGGGCTGTTGCAGCACGAGGGCATCTCGTTTGACGCCTCGGGCCGCTGCGACCTGAAACGCCTGCAATGGTGGCCCGACGAGGAAGGGCAGAACAATCAAAGCAGTCTGTTCTGA
- the mqnE gene encoding aminofutalosine synthase MqnE yields MKWIRDPALLPIAAKVEAGERLSFEEGLTLFHTPDLNALMRLANLRRVQLHGDKTYFVHSMRLEFTNICYVGCTFCAFAAHKNEERAWDYDEAAVVEHVREKYVPGVTELHMSSGHHPNRPWSFYPNMVRQLKANFPDLQVKAFTAAEIEHLSKISKKPTLEVLRELMDAGLSAMPGGGAEIFADRVRLQVAKNKVKADKWLQIHREAHSLGMRTNATMLYGHIETLAERLDHMDRLRTLQDQSLAEFGGGFHAFIPLAFQPMGNTLAQNLGKTDYTTGLDDLRNLAVSRLYLDNFPHIKGYWVMISSELTQVSLDWGVSDVDGTILEEHIAHAAGATSPMELSKARMIRMIQQAGRLPILRDAYYNELESYPVREEVAAD; encoded by the coding sequence ATGAAGTGGATTCGTGACCCCGCCCTGCTGCCCATCGCCGCCAAAGTCGAGGCGGGCGAGCGGCTGAGTTTCGAGGAGGGCCTGACCCTCTTTCACACCCCCGACCTGAACGCCCTGATGCGGCTGGCAAACCTGCGGCGCGTGCAGCTTCACGGCGATAAGACATATTTCGTGCACAGCATGCGGCTGGAATTTACCAACATCTGCTATGTGGGCTGCACCTTCTGCGCGTTCGCGGCGCACAAGAACGAAGAACGCGCCTGGGACTACGACGAGGCGGCGGTGGTCGAGCATGTGCGTGAAAAGTACGTGCCGGGCGTCACCGAGCTGCATATGAGCAGCGGGCATCATCCCAACCGCCCCTGGAGCTTTTACCCCAACATGGTGCGTCAACTCAAGGCGAACTTTCCCGACTTGCAGGTCAAGGCGTTTACCGCCGCCGAGATTGAGCACCTGTCCAAAATTTCGAAAAAGCCCACGCTGGAAGTGCTACGCGAGCTGATGGACGCGGGCCTGAGCGCCATGCCCGGCGGCGGCGCAGAGATTTTTGCCGACCGTGTGCGACTTCAGGTCGCCAAAAACAAGGTGAAGGCCGACAAGTGGCTGCAAATTCACCGCGAGGCACACAGCCTGGGCATGCGAACCAACGCCACCATGCTGTACGGGCATATCGAGACGCTGGCCGAACGCCTCGACCACATGGACAGACTCCGCACCTTGCAGGATCAGTCGCTGGCCGAGTTTGGCGGCGGGTTTCACGCCTTCATTCCGCTGGCCTTTCAGCCGATGGGCAACACGCTGGCGCAGAATCTGGGCAAGACCGACTACACCACCGGCCTCGACGATCTGCGAAATCTGGCGGTGTCGCGGCTGTACCTCGACAACTTCCCGCATATCAAGGGCTACTGGGTCATGATTTCCAGCGAACTGACGCAGGTGAGCCTCGACTGGGGCGTCTCGGACGTGGACGGCACCATTCTGGAAGAGCACATCGCCCACGCTGCCGGGGCCACCAGCCCGATGGAACTGAGCAAGGCCCGTATGATCCGCATGATTCAGCAGGCCGGGCGGCTGCCGATTCTGCGCGACGCCTACTACAACGAGCTGGAGAGCTACCCGGTGCGCGAAGAAGTGGCGGCGGACTGA
- a CDS encoding ComEA family DNA-binding protein codes for MKRSAHILLGLLTAVTLTGTALAASGTTTATTPATTMKMPKPTVALPPAGFKVNVNTGSAADLLKVPGLSQKVVDDLIKNRPFKDQAELVKKVRGIGPKNVLKMAPYFTY; via the coding sequence ATGAAACGTTCTGCTCACATCCTGCTCGGCCTGCTGACCGCCGTCACCCTCACCGGAACCGCCCTGGCTGCCAGCGGCACCACCACCGCGACCACGCCTGCCACCACCATGAAGATGCCCAAGCCCACCGTTGCCCTGCCGCCCGCTGGCTTCAAGGTAAACGTAAACACTGGCAGCGCCGCCGACCTGCTGAAGGTGCCGGGGCTGTCGCAAAAAGTCGTGGACGACCTGATCAAGAATCGTCCCTTCAAAGATCAGGCGGAACTGGTCAAGAAGGTCAGGGGCATCGGCCCCAAGAACGTGCTGAAGATGGCTCCTTACTTTACCTACTGA
- the speA gene encoding biosynthetic arginine decarboxylase: MNTSTFTAADAAELYSIPSWSGGYFRVSEGGKMEVTPSPGLRATLSDVVKELVDRGESLPIILRFPQLLTARVKQLNEAFQAATLEYGYSGSYQGVFPIKVNQRRAVVEGIASAGYDYAHGLEAGSKAELALCLAQRMHPDALLCCNGFKDDGFIKLALWGRTLGKNVVITLEKYSELERVLKQAKALGVKPQVGVRFKLHARGSGQWEESGGDQAKFGLNAYELLRVVERLRELDMLDSLVMLHTHIGSQITDIRRIKVAVREATQVYAGLVAQGVPLKYLNVGGGLGVDYDGSKTTFYASMNYTLKEYAADVVYTVQEVCKARAVPEPTIVSESGRALTAHHSVLVVPVIDVTGPTRDLQDIPASKGEAHQVVKDLEEILENIGARNYREMYNDAVGDKQTLHNLFDLGYVPLEDRARGEALFNAILRKIQRLISGEKYVPDELEDLQKVLADKFICNFSLFQSLPDNWAIQALFPITPLERLNERPTRQGTLVDITCDSDGKIEKFIDLRDVKATLPLHEPDGQPYYLGVFLAGAYQDVLGSSHNLFGKVNEAHVTVRPGGRYHIDLFVRGQKARRMIESMGYEEPMLRDSIEEQADRAIVAGFLTDDQERELLEDYGEELLGYTYLEYEEA, translated from the coding sequence TTGAATACATCCACATTTACAGCCGCCGACGCCGCCGAACTCTACTCGATTCCCAGTTGGAGCGGCGGCTATTTCCGGGTTTCCGAGGGCGGCAAGATGGAAGTCACGCCCAGTCCTGGCCTGCGGGCCACTCTCAGCGACGTGGTGAAGGAACTGGTTGACCGGGGCGAAAGCCTGCCGATCATCCTGCGCTTTCCCCAGCTTCTGACCGCCCGCGTCAAACAGCTCAACGAAGCGTTTCAGGCTGCCACCCTCGAATACGGCTACAGCGGCTCGTATCAGGGCGTCTTTCCGATCAAGGTCAACCAGCGCCGCGCAGTGGTCGAGGGCATCGCGTCGGCGGGCTACGACTACGCGCACGGCCTGGAAGCAGGCAGCAAAGCAGAACTGGCGCTGTGTCTGGCCCAGCGCATGCATCCCGACGCGCTGCTGTGCTGCAACGGCTTCAAAGACGACGGTTTCATCAAGCTGGCGCTGTGGGGCCGCACGCTCGGCAAGAACGTGGTGATTACGCTGGAGAAATACAGCGAACTCGAACGCGTGCTGAAGCAGGCCAAAGCGCTGGGCGTGAAGCCGCAGGTGGGCGTGCGCTTCAAACTGCACGCACGCGGCTCGGGGCAGTGGGAAGAGTCGGGCGGCGATCAGGCCAAATTCGGGCTGAACGCCTACGAACTGCTGCGCGTCGTGGAGCGGCTGCGCGAACTCGACATGCTCGATTCGCTCGTGATGCTGCACACGCACATCGGCTCGCAGATCACCGACATCCGGCGCATCAAGGTGGCGGTGCGCGAGGCCACACAGGTGTACGCGGGTCTGGTGGCGCAGGGCGTGCCGCTGAAGTACCTGAACGTGGGCGGCGGTCTGGGCGTCGATTACGACGGCTCCAAGACCACTTTCTACGCCAGCATGAACTACACCCTCAAGGAATACGCCGCCGACGTGGTGTACACCGTGCAGGAGGTCTGCAAGGCCAGAGCAGTGCCGGAACCGACCATCGTGTCGGAGTCGGGCCGCGCCCTGACCGCGCACCATTCGGTGCTGGTGGTGCCGGTCATCGACGTGACCGGGCCGACCCGCGACCTTCAGGATATTCCGGCCAGCAAGGGCGAGGCGCATCAGGTGGTCAAGGATCTGGAAGAAATTCTGGAGAACATCGGCGCACGCAACTACCGCGAGATGTACAACGACGCGGTGGGCGACAAGCAGACGCTGCACAACCTGTTCGACCTCGGCTACGTGCCGCTGGAAGACCGGGCGCGGGGCGAGGCGCTGTTCAATGCCATCCTCCGCAAGATTCAGCGCCTGATTTCCGGCGAGAAGTACGTGCCCGACGAGCTGGAAGACCTGCAAAAAGTGCTGGCCGATAAGTTCATCTGCAATTTCTCGCTGTTCCAGAGCCTGCCCGACAACTGGGCGATTCAGGCGCTTTTCCCGATCACGCCGCTGGAACGGCTGAACGAGCGCCCCACCCGCCAGGGCACGCTGGTCGATATCACCTGCGACAGCGACGGCAAGATCGAGAAGTTTATCGATCTGCGCGACGTGAAAGCCACCCTGCCGCTGCACGAACCCGACGGTCAGCCGTATTACCTGGGCGTGTTCCTGGCGGGCGCGTATCAGGACGTGCTGGGCAGTTCGCACAACCTCTTCGGCAAGGTCAACGAAGCGCATGTGACGGTGCGCCCCGGTGGCCGCTATCACATCGATCTGTTCGTGCGCGGTCAGAAGGCCCGCCGCATGATCGAGAGCATGGGCTACGAGGAACCGATGCTGCGTGACAGTATCGAAGAGCAGGCCGACCGCGCCATCGTCGCCGGGTTCCTGACCGACGACCAGGAGCGGGAACTGCTGGAAGACTACGGCGAAGAACTGCTGGGTTATACCTATCTGGAGTACGAAGAAGCGTAA
- a CDS encoding SMI1/KNR4 family protein: protein MNEELPLQAVLERIDAWYAQHAPAIHATLRPGATEADLDALEQHTGLPLPDAFRTLYKWHDGQNWDVGGMFGLVFFTVADIKSEWLTWQGIAEEMPEVAEEWDYMPSLSHPPHAIREVYCSKQWLGFLSDDLGNLIALDFDPGSAGAVGQIITFGSDEEDKYVLASSLTAFLHEYWKRLQTDRASVIFQPPSGILQETWSVRLHDHDGSSDLKGGRITDLFPGFRTDAESSPV, encoded by the coding sequence ATGAACGAAGAACTCCCCTTGCAGGCCGTGCTGGAGCGCATCGACGCCTGGTATGCCCAGCATGCACCCGCCATCCATGCCACCCTGCGCCCCGGTGCGACAGAGGCCGATCTGGACGCGCTGGAACAGCACACGGGGCTACCTCTGCCCGACGCCTTTCGGACGCTGTATAAATGGCACGACGGGCAAAACTGGGATGTGGGCGGCATGTTCGGGCTGGTGTTTTTTACTGTAGCTGACATCAAGTCCGAGTGGCTTACATGGCAAGGTATCGCAGAAGAAATGCCAGAAGTGGCCGAAGAGTGGGATTATATGCCCTCGCTTTCACATCCACCCCATGCCATCCGCGAAGTGTATTGCTCTAAACAGTGGTTAGGGTTTCTATCCGACGATCTGGGTAATCTCATCGCCCTCGATTTCGACCCAGGAAGTGCTGGAGCTGTAGGGCAAATCATCACTTTTGGTTCAGATGAAGAAGACAAGTACGTACTTGCGTCCTCGCTTACTGCTTTTCTGCATGAATACTGGAAGAGGCTGCAAACAGATAGAGCCAGCGTGATCTTCCAGCCACCCTCCGGGATTTTGCAGGAAACTTGGAGCGTGCGGCTTCATGATCATGACGGTTCTTCCGATTTAAAAGGTGGAAGAATTACCGATCTGTTTCCAGGCTTCAGAACAGATGCAGAAAGCAGCCCCGTATGA
- a CDS encoding VOC family protein, which translates to MTQPLSAQVFPNGARVQRLRVARPTDQLEAVVQFYRDGLGLPVIGQFEDHAGYDGVMLGLPDAGVHLEFTRLQSGSPGTAPSNDNLLVLYVQDGSDLTLFEASFAALGCLPVEPENPYWLGKSLTFQDPDGWRVVIFDLSASQ; encoded by the coding sequence ATGACTCAGCCGCTTTCGGCCCAGGTTTTTCCGAATGGAGCCAGAGTGCAGCGCCTGCGGGTGGCGCGTCCTACCGACCAGCTCGAAGCAGTGGTCCAGTTCTACCGCGACGGGCTGGGCCTGCCGGTCATCGGGCAGTTTGAAGACCACGCAGGCTACGACGGTGTGATGCTGGGCCTGCCCGACGCAGGCGTCCATCTGGAATTTACCCGCCTCCAGAGCGGCAGTCCCGGCACGGCCCCCTCGAACGACAATCTGCTGGTGCTGTACGTGCAGGACGGTAGCGATCTGACGCTGTTCGAGGCATCGTTTGCAGCCCTTGGCTGTTTACCTGTAGAGCCGGAGAACCCGTACTGGCTCGGCAAAAGCCTGACCTTTCAGGACCCGGACGGCTGGCGCGTGGTGATCTTCGATCTGTCGGCCAGCCAGTGA
- a CDS encoding GNAT family N-acetyltransferase, protein MHHTLTLSEGIYTLRPLLEADVPALIALAAANAPEYARMGTLPTSEAFYTGALAAADQMPFVTLVGGELAGSTRYLNMVPDQRRLEIGSTWLAPQFMRTPANRTFKRLLLAHAFETLGLSRVEIKTDILNTRSQTAIERLGAVREGVLRKHMVRPDGSMRDTVMFSIVDDEWPAVKARLA, encoded by the coding sequence ATGCACCACACGCTCACCCTCTCTGAAGGCATCTACACCCTGCGCCCCCTGCTGGAAGCCGACGTTCCCGCGCTGATCGCCCTGGCAGCCGCCAATGCGCCGGAGTACGCCCGCATGGGCACGCTGCCCACCAGCGAGGCGTTTTATACCGGGGCGCTGGCAGCAGCCGATCAGATGCCGTTCGTGACACTGGTGGGCGGTGAACTGGCGGGCAGCACGCGGTATCTGAATATGGTGCCTGATCAGCGGCGGCTGGAGATCGGCAGTACGTGGCTGGCCCCCCAGTTCATGAGGACGCCTGCCAACCGCACCTTCAAACGCCTGCTGCTGGCGCACGCCTTTGAAACGTTGGGCCTGAGCAGAGTGGAAATCAAGACCGATATTCTGAATACCCGCTCTCAGACGGCGATTGAGCGGCTGGGGGCGGTGCGCGAGGGCGTGCTGCGAAAGCATATGGTCCGGCCCGACGGCAGCATGCGCGATACCGTCATGTTTAGCATCGTGGACGACGAGTGGCCCGCTGTGAAGGCGCGGCTGGCATGA
- the groES gene encoding co-chaperone GroES: MLKPLGDRILVEIIEESEQKTAGGLYVPDTAKEKSQRGKVVAVGSGKTLDNGTKLALEVSVGDTVYFAKYGGTEVTLEGKNYSILAERDILAIVD; the protein is encoded by the coding sequence ATGCTGAAACCTTTGGGCGACCGGATTCTGGTAGAAATTATCGAGGAAAGCGAGCAGAAGACGGCGGGCGGCCTGTACGTCCCCGACACCGCCAAAGAGAAGAGCCAGCGCGGCAAGGTGGTCGCGGTGGGCAGCGGCAAGACCCTCGACAACGGCACCAAGCTCGCCCTGGAAGTCTCGGTGGGCGACACCGTGTACTTTGCCAAGTACGGCGGCACCGAAGTGACGCTGGAAGGCAAGAACTACAGCATCCTGGCCGAGCGCGACATTCTGGCGATTGTTGACTGA
- the fba gene encoding class II fructose-1,6-bisphosphate aldolase has translation MLVTGNDILIPARAGKYGVAAFNTNNMEITQAIIHTAEKLRSPVIVQMSEGAIKYGGQDLANIVKDIASRASVPVALHLDHGSSYASALNAIRMGFTSVMIDASHHSFDENVAETKKVVEAAHAMGISVEAELGRLGGIEEHIVVDEKDAFLTDPQEAVTFVDATGVDYLAIAIGTSHGAYKGKGRPYIDQARIEEIGRLLAIPLVAHGSSGVPAEIVQRFRDSGGEIGDAAGIADEDLEKATQHGIAKVNVDTDLRLASTVGIREVLKASPKEFDPRKVFGPARDVMAQVIEHKLRVLGSVGKA, from the coding sequence ATGCTCGTAACCGGAAATGACATTTTGATCCCCGCCCGTGCAGGTAAATACGGCGTGGCCGCGTTCAACACCAACAACATGGAGATCACCCAGGCGATTATCCACACCGCCGAAAAGCTCCGCAGCCCGGTCATCGTGCAGATGAGCGAGGGAGCCATCAAGTACGGCGGGCAGGACCTCGCCAACATCGTCAAGGACATCGCCAGCCGCGCCAGCGTGCCCGTCGCGCTGCACCTCGATCACGGCTCCAGCTATGCCAGTGCGCTCAATGCCATTCGCATGGGCTTTACCTCGGTCATGATCGACGCCTCGCACCACAGCTTCGATGAGAACGTGGCCGAGACGAAGAAGGTCGTGGAGGCCGCGCACGCGATGGGCATCAGCGTCGAGGCCGAGCTGGGACGACTGGGCGGCATCGAAGAGCACATCGTGGTAGACGAGAAAGACGCGTTCCTGACCGATCCGCAGGAAGCCGTGACTTTCGTGGACGCGACGGGCGTCGATTATCTGGCGATTGCCATCGGCACCAGCCACGGCGCATACAAGGGCAAGGGTCGCCCGTACATCGATCAGGCCCGCATCGAGGAAATTGGCCGCCTGCTCGCCATTCCGCTGGTCGCGCACGGCAGCAGCGGCGTGCCTGCCGAGATCGTGCAGCGCTTCCGTGACAGCGGCGGCGAGATCGGAGACGCGGCAGGCATTGCCGACGAGGATCTGGAGAAAGCCACCCAGCACGGCATCGCCAAGGTCAATGTTGATACCGACCTGCGCCTTGCCAGCACCGTGGGCATCCGCGAAGTGCTGAAAGCCAGTCCCAAGGAATTCGATCCGCGCAAGGTCTTCGGGCCTGCCCGCGACGTGATGGCTCAGGTCATCGAGCACAAGCTCCGGGTGCTGGGCAGCGTCGGCAAAGCCTGA
- a CDS encoding menaquinone biosynthetic enzyme MqnA/MqnD family protein, with product MTQTHLSSYPIGLIHYTNVAPILDALELPEGVSAVRGVPTEMNAALLNGTVNLANISAVEFIRNADVLSALPDFSVSVLGAVYSVNLFHTKPWGDLRGGRIALTAQSATSVALLEVLLRETGVQARLERAEGTALDLLAAGYDGVLRIGDDALREWYEVVGPINEERSMLDLPHQSGGVTVTDLAQRWFILTGHPFAFAVWAYRKDAPPPHALLQAMRQARRYGLGHLGEIAERHAAQLGLPARVVQHYLWNFRYHLEAPDRLGLDEFAAKVAPGHAPLVLSDGRSVSVPAAATP from the coding sequence ATGACTCAAACGCACCTCTCTTCCTACCCCATCGGCCTGATCCATTACACCAACGTCGCGCCGATTCTGGACGCACTGGAGCTGCCGGAAGGCGTGAGTGCCGTGCGCGGTGTGCCGACGGAAATGAACGCCGCGCTGCTGAACGGAACGGTCAATCTGGCGAATATCAGCGCGGTGGAATTCATCCGAAACGCCGATGTCCTGAGCGCCCTGCCCGATTTCTCGGTGAGTGTGCTGGGCGCTGTCTACAGCGTGAATCTGTTTCACACAAAGCCCTGGGGCGACCTGCGCGGCGGGCGCATCGCCCTGACTGCTCAGAGCGCGACCAGTGTGGCGCTGCTGGAGGTGCTGCTGCGTGAAACCGGGGTACAGGCGCGGCTGGAGCGGGCAGAAGGCACGGCCCTCGACCTGCTGGCGGCGGGGTACGACGGCGTGCTGCGAATCGGAGACGACGCCCTGCGCGAGTGGTACGAGGTGGTAGGGCCGATCAACGAGGAACGCAGCATGCTCGACCTGCCGCACCAGAGCGGCGGCGTCACAGTGACCGATCTGGCGCAGCGCTGGTTCATCCTGACCGGGCACCCCTTCGCCTTCGCGGTGTGGGCCTACCGCAAAGACGCGCCGCCGCCGCACGCACTGCTTCAGGCAATGAGACAGGCCCGCAGGTACGGTCTGGGGCATCTGGGCGAGATTGCTGAACGGCACGCGGCGCAGTTGGGCCTGCCCGCACGGGTGGTGCAGCATTACCTCTGGAATTTTCGCTACCACCTCGAAGCCCCGGACAGACTCGGCCTCGATGAATTCGCGGCCAAAGTCGCGCCGGGGCATGCGCCGCTGGTGCTGTCAGACGGACGCAGCGTGAGCGTGCCAGCCGCAGCCACACCCTGA
- a CDS encoding NADPH-dependent FMN reductase — translation MIRLLGLSGSLRSASINTAVLHAAAELLPKGTTLDVFTDWSDLPPFSPDLEAADPPPPSVLAFRAALSAASGVLIACPEYAHGLPGAFKNALDWVVGSGELSGKPVATLNAAPNSSHAQAALLEVLRTMDARPLFGSPFAVPGLHRRMTTADVLAHAEAKAVLKETLVELTAATSPARMQP, via the coding sequence ATGATTCGCCTGCTGGGGCTGTCTGGAAGTCTGCGGTCGGCTTCGATTAATACGGCTGTGCTGCACGCTGCCGCCGAACTCCTGCCGAAAGGAACGACGCTTGATGTCTTCACCGACTGGAGCGACCTGCCGCCCTTCAGCCCCGATCTGGAAGCGGCAGACCCTCCCCCGCCGAGTGTGCTGGCCTTTCGGGCCGCGCTGAGTGCCGCCAGCGGTGTGCTGATCGCCTGCCCGGAGTACGCACATGGCCTGCCGGGAGCCTTCAAGAATGCGCTCGACTGGGTGGTCGGCAGCGGAGAACTGAGCGGGAAGCCCGTAGCGACACTGAACGCCGCGCCCAATTCGTCTCACGCACAGGCGGCGCTGCTGGAAGTGCTGCGAACGATGGACGCCCGCCCGCTGTTCGGCTCGCCATTTGCCGTTCCCGGCCTCCACCGCCGCATGACCACCGCCGACGTGCTGGCACACGCAGAGGCGAAAGCCGTATTGAAGGAGACACTAGTTGAGCTGACCGCCGCCACCAGCCCTGCCAGAATGCAGCCATGA